A portion of the Algisphaera agarilytica genome contains these proteins:
- a CDS encoding NAD-dependent epimerase/dehydratase family protein, translated as MKTVAVTGASGAIGRALMQGLKDVYDLRPMSRSINGTDLMNPEGLEEKFRGCDAVIHLAWGYARESEVPGRSSLNNILMHRNVIDATKAAGVKRAIMASSVHADFFYDWMGPGLLGLDRQQRANGLYGGLKLLIETLDEEAADENYRIADIRYGGVTDDGQPHPTDTWERRVWLSHPDLCAMARAILDHDDPPAYAKLYAVSDNEHRVHDTANPFGWVPQDAAPVDIRDDLAP; from the coding sequence ATGAAGACCGTGGCGGTGACGGGAGCGAGTGGAGCGATCGGCCGGGCGCTGATGCAAGGGCTGAAGGACGTCTACGATCTTCGGCCGATGTCGAGATCGATCAACGGCACGGACCTCATGAACCCCGAGGGGCTGGAAGAGAAATTCCGGGGATGCGACGCGGTGATCCATCTGGCCTGGGGCTACGCCCGGGAGAGCGAGGTGCCGGGCCGGTCGTCGCTGAACAACATCCTGATGCACCGCAACGTGATCGATGCGACGAAGGCGGCCGGCGTGAAGCGGGCGATTATGGCCAGCTCGGTCCACGCCGACTTCTTCTACGACTGGATGGGCCCGGGCCTGCTGGGGCTCGACCGACAGCAGCGGGCCAACGGGCTCTACGGCGGCCTCAAGCTGCTCATCGAAACGCTCGACGAAGAGGCGGCCGACGAGAACTACCGCATCGCCGACATCCGCTACGGCGGCGTCACCGACGACGGCCAGCCCCACCCGACCGACACCTGGGAACGCCGCGTCTGGCTGAGCCACCCCGACCTCTGCGCGATGGCGAGGGCCATCCTCGACCACGACGACCCGCCGGCCTACGCCAAGCTCTACGCGGTCTCGGACAACGAGCACCGCGTCCACGACACCGCCAACCCGTTCGGCTGGGTGCCGCAAGACGCCGCCCCCGTCGACATACGTGACGACCTCGCTCCGTGA
- a CDS encoding response regulator: MKNIRILLADDHKIVRDGVRALIEALDGYEVVGEAGDGRSAVSLARELKPDLLVMDVGMPDLNGIDAAKQVTNEVPGVKVVALSMQSDGRYVRRMFQAGASGYLLKDSAFEELRSAMDMVLQGKTYVSPAVGQVVVGDYVRDDRSEGSEQFQSLTPREREVLQLMAEGRSTKEIASDLFVSVKTIETHRQHIMQKLGTNSIADLTKFAIREGLTQLDD; encoded by the coding sequence TTGAAGAACATCCGAATTCTTTTGGCGGACGACCACAAGATCGTCCGGGATGGGGTCCGCGCCTTGATCGAAGCGTTGGACGGCTATGAAGTGGTCGGGGAAGCCGGCGACGGACGCAGCGCGGTGTCGCTGGCCCGTGAGCTCAAGCCCGATTTGCTGGTGATGGACGTGGGTATGCCCGACCTCAACGGGATCGACGCCGCCAAGCAGGTGACCAACGAAGTGCCCGGCGTGAAGGTGGTGGCGCTGTCGATGCAGTCCGATGGGCGTTACGTCCGGCGGATGTTCCAGGCCGGGGCCTCGGGATACCTGCTGAAAGACTCGGCTTTCGAAGAGCTCCGCAGTGCCATGGACATGGTGCTGCAGGGCAAGACCTACGTCAGCCCGGCGGTGGGTCAGGTCGTGGTGGGGGACTACGTGCGTGACGACCGCTCGGAGGGCTCGGAGCAGTTCCAGTCGCTCACGCCGCGTGAACGCGAGGTGCTGCAGCTCATGGCCGAGGGACGCTCGACCAAGGAGATCGCCAGCGATCTGTTCGTGTCGGTCAAGACGATCGAGACTCACCGGCAGCACATCATGCAAAAGCTGGGCACCAACAGCATCGCCGACTTGACCAAGTTCGCGATCCGTGAGGGGCTGACCCAACTGGACGATTGA
- a CDS encoding glycoside hydrolase family 130 protein, which yields MLDRQFTQRLLSPTDISASRDDLKVIGVFNPGTTRLPDGRIVLMARVAESPTEQREGFHALPSWNGQGELDIEYLPEDQDILVDPRKVVRAADQLMRLKFVSHIRTFVLDEAGTAITGELASLYCEGPYETFGVEDPRITLIDGTYYITYVSVSEHGAATSLTTTTDFQSYERHGVVFCPENKDVMLFPEKINDKFVALHRPNTFQRFCKPEMWLASSADAKAWGDHRFVWSGQFAWDNDRIGAGVPPVKVQTPDGPAWLEVYHGSRRATKKGEVGAYMAGLLLLDFNDPTKVLKHTPEPIMGAQEDWEMQGFVPNVVFPTGIVEDGERWLVYYGAADTHVGVTAYRLDDLMEALR from the coding sequence ATGCTCGACCGTCAATTTACCCAACGACTGCTCAGCCCCACCGACATCAGCGCGTCGCGTGATGACCTGAAAGTCATCGGTGTATTCAACCCCGGCACCACCCGACTGCCCGACGGCCGCATCGTTCTGATGGCCCGCGTCGCCGAGTCGCCGACCGAGCAACGCGAAGGGTTTCATGCCCTTCCGTCGTGGAACGGACAAGGCGAACTCGACATCGAGTACCTCCCCGAAGACCAGGACATCCTCGTTGATCCGCGCAAAGTCGTTCGTGCCGCAGACCAACTCATGCGGCTCAAGTTCGTCAGCCATATCCGCACGTTCGTACTCGACGAAGCCGGCACCGCCATCACCGGCGAACTCGCCTCGCTGTATTGCGAAGGGCCGTACGAAACCTTCGGCGTCGAGGACCCCCGCATCACGCTCATCGACGGCACGTACTACATCACCTACGTCAGCGTCAGCGAACACGGCGCCGCGACCAGCCTCACCACCACCACCGACTTCCAGAGCTACGAACGCCACGGCGTCGTCTTCTGCCCCGAAAACAAAGACGTCATGCTCTTCCCCGAGAAGATCAACGACAAGTTTGTCGCGCTGCATCGGCCCAATACGTTCCAGCGGTTCTGCAAGCCCGAGATGTGGCTGGCGAGTTCCGCCGACGCCAAGGCGTGGGGGGATCACCGCTTTGTATGGTCCGGACAGTTCGCCTGGGACAACGACCGTATCGGCGCGGGTGTGCCGCCGGTGAAAGTGCAGACCCCCGACGGCCCCGCTTGGTTGGAGGTCTACCACGGCAGCCGACGCGCCACGAAGAAAGGCGAGGTCGGCGCCTACATGGCCGGGCTCTTGCTGCTGGATTTCAACGATCCCACCAAGGTCTTGAAGCACACGCCCGAGCCGATCATGGGTGCTCAGGAAGACTGGGAAATGCAGGGCTTTGTTCCGAACGTGGTCTTCCCGACGGGGATCGTCGAGGACGGCGAGCGGTGGCTGGTGTACTACGGCGCGGCCGACACGCACGTCGGGGTGACCGCATACCGCCTGGATGACCTGATGGAGGCGTTGCGATGA
- a CDS encoding glycoside hydrolase family 130 protein codes for MPDPLPRLETRCLIRPADLPPSRDDFEVVGTFNPAAVQLDDGSVVMLVRVAERPTETRDGFVASPRYNDLGEIEIDWIDADLVTTNDPRMAIFKDTGFKRLTFINHLRVVRFASDGVTITKVGPIVDYRADHATFGLEDPRITRIGSVYAVTAVGASHHGVCTVLLTTTDFTHFDDLGIIFCRENKDVVLFPEKIDGHYVAIHRPTGKFEVTQPEMWLAYSPDLHFWGDHQPLWGSGDGAASVGGSSGSWDDGRIGGGVPPIRTERGWLKIYHASCKPGPGEPIGVYAAGALLLDLDCPTRVLAASPDAFMRPEEDFEKIGFVKAVVFPTGYAMQGDDIQLYYGAADTNVGVVRYRLADLLDSLVPVGTPA; via the coding sequence ATGCCCGACCCCCTGCCCCGCCTCGAGACCCGCTGCCTGATCCGCCCCGCCGACCTCCCGCCCTCGCGGGACGATTTCGAGGTCGTAGGGACGTTCAACCCCGCCGCTGTCCAGCTCGACGACGGGTCGGTGGTCATGCTGGTGCGCGTCGCCGAGCGCCCGACCGAGACGCGCGACGGCTTCGTCGCCTCGCCACGCTACAACGACCTGGGCGAGATCGAGATCGATTGGATCGACGCCGACCTCGTCACCACGAACGACCCGCGGATGGCGATCTTCAAAGACACCGGCTTCAAGCGGCTGACGTTCATCAACCACCTGCGCGTCGTGCGTTTCGCCAGCGACGGTGTGACGATCACCAAGGTCGGGCCGATCGTCGACTACCGCGCCGACCACGCGACCTTCGGCCTGGAAGACCCACGCATCACACGGATCGGCAGCGTCTACGCCGTCACCGCCGTCGGCGCTTCGCACCACGGCGTGTGCACCGTGCTGCTGACCACCACCGACTTCACCCACTTCGACGACCTGGGCATCATCTTCTGCCGTGAGAACAAGGATGTCGTGCTCTTCCCCGAGAAGATCGACGGGCACTACGTCGCGATCCACCGGCCGACCGGGAAATTCGAGGTGACCCAGCCGGAGATGTGGCTGGCCTATTCGCCGGACCTGCACTTCTGGGGCGACCACCAGCCGCTCTGGGGATCGGGCGACGGCGCAGCGAGCGTCGGCGGATCGTCGGGCTCGTGGGACGACGGACGGATCGGCGGCGGCGTGCCCCCCATCCGCACCGAACGCGGCTGGCTGAAGATCTACCACGCCTCCTGCAAACCCGGGCCCGGCGAACCCATCGGGGTCTACGCCGCCGGGGCGCTGCTGCTGGACCTCGATTGCCCGACGCGCGTGCTCGCCGCGTCTCCCGACGCGTTCATGCGGCCCGAAGAAGACTTCGAGAAGATCGGCTTCGTCAAAGCCGTCGTCTTCCCGACGGGCTACGCCATGCAGGGCGACGACATTCAGCTGTACTACGGCGCGGCCGACACCAACGTCGGCGTCGTGCGTTACCGGCTTGCAGACCTTTTGGATTCACTGGTGCCCGTCGGCACCCCCGCCTGA
- a CDS encoding PAS domain S-box protein has product MTRSIPTAGVIDALPSAALILDDQGVILAVNRAWIKAADDCFGLVRKAEAGVNLFEALNSSCSNGCVDTEALTGGMRDVVGGQCDEFVQHYSCGAAEHHETRWVRIELRAYHESDGQRRVLLTRHDVTAEFRTDRALLESESRYHAVVEDQVDFICRYLPDTTLTFVNQSYCDYLGKTREELLGRKFLDFVPREEWPAVFNKINSFTPDFHTATDEHSALLPGGSMGWQSWTDRAFFNQHGEIIELQSVGRDITPIKRTQEALHESQTRFNQLADHLDGVFWIFDWKKRDIIYLSPAFEKVFAKPAQVVLDDSTQWIQSVHPKDQPHVMKVFRAADDEPFDLTYRIIRPTGEERWVRDRGYPVHDDDGNVVRLVGLVEDVTERVLSDQKVMRSEERYRAASEAGMDAFFLFDALRGEDGEIIDFVFTDLNQRGAEMVSRQRHEVIGQRLCELLPVNRSDFFFGAYREVVRTGEGFSREFPLDAAEEGIQAGWMEQQVVRVGDGVAISARDITSRKRNEQEIARQREENQKILDGIPAFVFYKDTQNRILRVNKTVCDAEGLPADQIEGRHSAELYPETADAFYKDDLEVIRSGQPKLGYVERMPTLDGKERWIRTDKVPLFDNDRKPVGVIVIAMDVTELKQTSEKLTASERRYRELFERVPVGVIEHDLTAVGRAFDELRELDVADLSAHMASNPEFIGEVMRKTRILSVNQGACALFASTGTEQFAEAVRQGRFRPPLEALLLKLHMIWDGQTSGEIETRYRTLDGRMIDVLLRVVIPESNGKPDLSRVLLSLTDISANRQRVFAQAQVTHAERERRMLGHELHDTLAQQLTGINMLSESLRRRLESQSIPEAERVAELAGMVGQANSEVRRLISGLSSERIAPDELETALESLAERSALVHQLPVTFHCRRTPDELDEEAANHLLFIAQEATHNAAKHAQASSIEIILGQSDDALTLTVKDDGVGIPPVPERSSGPESGLGLNIMRYRAEAIGATMTINSYPDAGTMIVCSRPSQTLHLPAGAPPRPQDETGEDYVI; this is encoded by the coding sequence ATGACCCGTTCCATCCCAACCGCTGGCGTGATCGACGCCTTGCCCTCGGCGGCGCTGATCCTGGACGACCAGGGGGTGATCCTCGCGGTGAACCGGGCGTGGATTAAAGCGGCGGACGATTGTTTTGGTCTGGTGCGAAAAGCCGAAGCGGGCGTCAACCTTTTTGAGGCGTTGAATTCGTCGTGTTCCAACGGCTGCGTGGACACCGAGGCCTTGACCGGCGGGATGCGGGACGTGGTGGGGGGACAGTGTGACGAGTTTGTCCAGCACTACTCCTGCGGGGCGGCCGAGCACCACGAGACGCGGTGGGTCCGGATCGAACTCCGGGCTTATCACGAGTCCGACGGGCAACGCCGGGTTCTACTGACCCGCCACGATGTCACCGCGGAGTTCCGCACCGACCGTGCGCTGCTGGAAAGCGAATCCCGCTACCACGCGGTGGTGGAAGACCAGGTCGACTTCATCTGCCGCTACCTCCCCGACACCACCCTGACCTTTGTCAATCAGTCGTATTGCGATTACCTCGGCAAGACCCGTGAAGAGCTCTTGGGCCGAAAGTTTCTGGACTTCGTGCCCCGTGAGGAATGGCCGGCCGTATTCAACAAGATCAATTCGTTCACGCCGGACTTCCATACCGCGACGGACGAACACTCGGCTCTGTTGCCGGGTGGATCCATGGGTTGGCAGTCGTGGACCGACCGGGCGTTTTTCAACCAACACGGGGAGATCATCGAGCTGCAATCCGTCGGCCGTGACATCACGCCGATCAAGCGGACGCAGGAAGCCCTGCACGAGAGCCAGACCCGCTTCAACCAGCTGGCCGACCACCTCGACGGCGTGTTCTGGATCTTCGACTGGAAGAAACGTGACATCATTTACCTGAGTCCGGCCTTCGAGAAAGTGTTCGCCAAACCCGCGCAGGTCGTCCTGGACGATTCCACGCAGTGGATTCAATCGGTCCACCCCAAAGACCAGCCGCACGTGATGAAGGTCTTCCGGGCCGCCGACGACGAGCCGTTCGACCTGACGTACCGCATCATCCGGCCGACCGGCGAGGAACGCTGGGTGCGGGACCGCGGGTACCCGGTGCACGACGACGACGGCAACGTCGTTCGTCTGGTCGGCCTCGTGGAAGACGTGACCGAACGCGTCTTGTCCGACCAGAAAGTCATGCGAAGTGAAGAGCGATACCGCGCCGCCTCCGAGGCGGGGATGGACGCCTTCTTCCTGTTCGATGCGCTCCGCGGCGAAGACGGCGAGATCATCGATTTTGTGTTCACCGACCTGAACCAACGCGGCGCGGAGATGGTGTCGCGCCAGCGGCACGAGGTCATCGGCCAGCGACTCTGCGAGTTGCTGCCGGTCAACCGCAGCGACTTCTTTTTCGGGGCCTACCGCGAGGTGGTCCGGACCGGCGAAGGGTTCAGCCGGGAATTCCCGCTCGATGCCGCGGAAGAAGGGATCCAGGCGGGCTGGATGGAGCAGCAGGTCGTGCGCGTCGGCGACGGCGTGGCCATCAGCGCCCGGGACATCACCTCCCGTAAACGCAACGAGCAAGAGATCGCGCGCCAGCGAGAAGAAAACCAGAAGATCCTCGACGGCATCCCGGCGTTTGTGTTCTACAAGGACACCCAGAACCGCATCCTGCGGGTCAACAAGACCGTGTGCGATGCCGAGGGCCTGCCCGCCGACCAGATCGAGGGCCGACACTCCGCCGAGCTCTACCCCGAGACCGCGGACGCGTTCTACAAAGACGACTTGGAAGTCATCCGCTCGGGGCAGCCCAAGCTGGGATACGTCGAAAGGATGCCGACGCTCGACGGCAAGGAGCGATGGATCCGAACCGACAAGGTCCCGCTGTTCGACAACGACCGCAAACCGGTCGGGGTCATCGTGATCGCGATGGACGTCACCGAGCTGAAACAGACCTCCGAGAAACTCACCGCCAGCGAGCGGCGATACCGCGAATTGTTCGAACGGGTCCCGGTCGGCGTGATCGAACACGACCTCACCGCGGTCGGCCGTGCGTTCGATGAGCTGCGCGAGCTGGACGTGGCGGACCTCTCGGCCCACATGGCCTCCAACCCCGAGTTTATCGGTGAAGTGATGCGCAAGACACGCATCCTCAGTGTGAATCAGGGGGCCTGCGCGTTGTTTGCATCGACGGGCACCGAGCAGTTTGCCGAGGCGGTGAGGCAGGGGCGATTCCGTCCGCCGCTCGAAGCGTTGCTGCTGAAGCTCCACATGATCTGGGACGGGCAGACCTCCGGCGAGATCGAAACCCGCTACCGCACGCTGGATGGCCGGATGATCGACGTGCTGTTGCGCGTGGTCATCCCCGAATCCAACGGCAAGCCCGACCTGTCGCGCGTGCTGCTGTCGCTGACCGACATCAGCGCCAACCGTCAACGCGTCTTCGCCCAGGCCCAGGTCACCCACGCCGAACGCGAACGGCGGATGCTGGGGCACGAGCTCCACGACACCCTCGCCCAGCAACTCACGGGCATCAACATGCTCAGCGAAAGCCTGCGTCGCCGCCTCGAGTCGCAGAGCATCCCCGAAGCCGAGCGTGTCGCCGAACTCGCCGGCATGGTCGGGCAGGCCAACTCCGAGGTGCGCCGCCTCATCAGCGGCCTCAGCTCCGAGCGTATCGCCCCCGACGAACTGGAGACGGCACTCGAAAGCCTCGCCGAGCGCTCGGCACTGGTTCACCAACTGCCCGTCACGTTCCACTGCCGCCGTACGCCCGATGAGCTCGACGAAGAGGCCGCGAACCACCTGCTGTTCATCGCTCAGGAAGCGACCCACAACGCCGCTAAGCACGCCCAGGCCTCGTCCATCGAGATCATCCTCGGCCAGAGCGACGACGCCCTGACCCTCACCGTCAAAGACGACGGCGTTGGCATCCCGCCTGTTCCAGAACGTTCCAGCGGACCGGAATCGGGGCTGGGATTGAACATTATGCGCTACCGCGCCGAGGCCATCGGCGCTACAATGACGATTAATTCTTACCCCGACGCGGGCACCATGATTGTGTGCTCGCGGCCAAGCCAGACCCTGCACCTGCCCGCGGGTGCCCCCCCTCGTCCGCAAGACGAAACCGGAGAAGACTATGTTATCTGA